One genomic window of Pseudoxanthomonas sp. includes the following:
- the serB gene encoding phosphoserine phosphatase SerB: MTEPTHSVPGLTTRGINTPLSLRDYRLIAFDMDSTLITIECIDEIADAAGLKEQVAAITEATMRGEITDFRESLTRRVALLKGVPVEALQAVYDERLQLTPGAETLVAACKAAGLKVLLVSGGFTFFAERLRPRLGLDFVRANLLEDADGALTGRVLPQAWGDICDGAVKRATLLEVASLMGIDPAQTIAVGDGSNDIPMMQAAGLSVAFHAKPKVREVADVSIGEGGLDRLLELFA; encoded by the coding sequence ATGACCGAACCGACTCATTCCGTGCCCGGCCTGACGACCCGTGGAATCAATACGCCGCTGTCGCTGCGCGACTACCGCCTGATCGCGTTCGACATGGACTCCACGCTGATCACCATCGAGTGTATCGATGAGATCGCTGACGCGGCAGGACTGAAGGAGCAGGTTGCAGCGATCACCGAAGCGACCATGCGCGGCGAGATCACCGACTTCCGCGAAAGCCTCACCCGTCGGGTGGCGTTGCTGAAAGGCGTGCCGGTCGAGGCGCTGCAGGCGGTGTACGACGAGCGCCTGCAGCTGACGCCCGGTGCGGAAACGCTGGTGGCCGCGTGCAAGGCCGCCGGCCTGAAAGTGCTGCTGGTGTCCGGTGGGTTCACCTTCTTCGCTGAACGCCTGCGTCCGCGGCTGGGGCTGGATTTCGTGCGCGCCAACTTGCTGGAAGACGCCGATGGCGCGCTCACCGGGCGCGTGCTGCCGCAGGCCTGGGGCGATATCTGCGACGGCGCGGTCAAGCGTGCCACGTTGCTGGAGGTCGCCTCGTTGATGGGGATCGACCCGGCGCAGACGATCGCCGTGGGCGATGGTTCCAACGACATCCCGATGATGCAGGCCGCCGGCCTGTCGGTGGCATTCCACGCCAAGCCGAAGGTGCGCGAAGTGGCCGATGTGTCCATCGGCGAAGGCGGGCTGGATCGACTGCTGGAGCTGTTCGCCTGA
- a CDS encoding transaldolase, giving the protein MTSPSKLEQLRNLSVVVADTGDFDAIKRLKPVDCTTNPTLVKKALDLPVYAELIDEQIAWAKSQGAVTDALVHEVVDRLTIGVGTKLSGLIQGRVSTEVDADLAYDTAATVAKAKKFIAMYAEAGVSKDRILIKVASTWEGVEAARQLQADGIDTNCTLIFNPTQAIACAEAGAFLISPFVGRILDWYKANGQAPATIDDDQGVKFVRGVYDTFKRRGIKTVVMGASFRSTEQIEALAGCDRLTISPDLLDKLDADHGDLPAKLVPAKAEGGSHTPVDAAKFKADIDADPMAREKLADGIKAFVDDLQAVRKTIAGRLA; this is encoded by the coding sequence ATGACGTCCCCAAGCAAACTCGAACAACTGCGCAACCTGTCCGTGGTCGTGGCCGACACTGGCGACTTCGACGCGATCAAGCGCCTGAAGCCGGTCGACTGCACCACCAACCCCACTCTGGTGAAGAAAGCGCTGGACCTGCCGGTCTACGCCGAACTGATCGACGAACAGATCGCCTGGGCCAAAAGCCAGGGCGCGGTGACCGACGCACTGGTCCACGAAGTCGTCGACCGCCTGACCATCGGCGTGGGCACCAAACTGTCGGGCCTGATCCAGGGCCGGGTGTCGACCGAGGTCGACGCCGACCTGGCCTACGACACCGCCGCCACCGTGGCCAAGGCGAAGAAGTTCATCGCCATGTACGCCGAAGCCGGCGTGTCCAAGGACCGCATCCTGATCAAGGTCGCCTCGACCTGGGAAGGCGTGGAAGCCGCGCGCCAGCTGCAGGCCGACGGCATCGACACCAACTGCACGCTGATCTTCAACCCGACCCAGGCCATCGCCTGCGCCGAGGCGGGCGCGTTCCTGATCTCGCCGTTCGTTGGCCGCATCCTGGACTGGTACAAGGCCAATGGCCAGGCACCGGCGACCATCGACGACGACCAGGGCGTGAAGTTCGTGCGTGGCGTTTACGACACCTTCAAGCGTCGCGGCATCAAGACCGTGGTGATGGGTGCCTCGTTCCGCTCCACCGAGCAGATCGAAGCCCTCGCCGGCTGCGACCGCCTGACCATCTCGCCCGACCTGCTGGACAAGCTGGACGCCGACCACGGCGACCTGCCCGCCAAGCTGGTCCCGGCCAAGGCCGAAGGCGGCAGCCACACGCCGGTGGATGCGGCCAAATTCAAGGCCGACATCGACGCCGACCCGATGGCCAGGGAGAAACTCGCCGATGGCATCAAGGCCTTCGTCGATGACCTGCAGGCCGTGCGCAAGACGATCGCCGGTCGTCTGGCCTGA
- a CDS encoding LysR substrate-binding domain-containing protein, with translation MNLRDLKYLVALADHMHFGRAAAASFVSQPTLSTQIKKLEDELGVSLVERAPRKVMLTPAGRDAAERARRIVAEVDQMKEAARRSQDPEAGTVKLGIFPTLGPYLLPHVVPAIRARFPQLELLLVEEKSDVLLQRLREGRLDAGLLALPIDEDQLHVEFLFEEPFVLAVPEHHPLASRASLTLAELNEQKLLLLEDGHCLREQALEVCRLSGANEKSEFRATSLETLRQMVAAEVGMTLLPTLAVKPPVARSDNIHLLGFSDSHPSRRIAMVWRKSSAMNTFLTQLAQVFRELPADLLDPATTRALPPARKKASTTTQRRA, from the coding sequence GTGAACCTGCGTGACCTCAAATACCTGGTCGCCCTTGCCGACCACATGCACTTCGGCCGGGCAGCTGCGGCCAGCTTCGTCAGCCAGCCCACCCTGTCCACCCAGATCAAGAAGCTGGAGGACGAACTGGGCGTGTCGTTGGTCGAGCGTGCCCCGCGCAAGGTGATGCTGACGCCTGCAGGCCGCGATGCCGCCGAGCGAGCGCGCCGGATCGTGGCCGAAGTGGACCAGATGAAGGAAGCCGCCCGCCGCAGCCAGGACCCGGAAGCGGGCACGGTCAAGCTGGGCATCTTCCCCACGCTGGGCCCGTACCTGCTGCCGCACGTGGTGCCCGCCATCCGCGCGCGCTTCCCGCAGCTGGAACTGCTGCTGGTCGAAGAGAAAAGCGACGTGCTGCTGCAGCGCCTGCGCGAAGGCAGGCTCGACGCCGGCCTGCTCGCCCTGCCCATCGACGAAGACCAGCTGCACGTCGAGTTCCTGTTCGAGGAACCCTTCGTCCTGGCCGTGCCCGAGCACCACCCACTGGCATCACGTGCCAGCCTGACCCTGGCCGAATTGAACGAGCAGAAGCTGCTGCTGCTGGAAGACGGCCACTGCCTGCGCGAACAGGCGCTGGAAGTCTGCCGCCTGTCCGGCGCCAACGAAAAATCCGAATTCCGCGCCACCAGCCTGGAGACGCTGCGGCAGATGGTCGCCGCCGAAGTCGGCATGACCCTGCTGCCCACGCTGGCGGTCAAGCCACCGGTGGCGCGCTCGGACAACATCCACCTGCTCGGCTTCAGCGACTCGCACCCCAGTCGCCGCATCGCAATGGTCTGGCGCAAGAGTTCGGCCATGAACACGTTCCTGACCCAACTGGCACAGGTGTTCCGCGAATTGCCGGCCGACCTGCTGGATCCGGCCACCACCCGCGCGCTGCCACCTGCGCGCAAGAAAGCATCCACGACCACGCAACGTCGTGCGTGA
- the ahpF gene encoding alkyl hydroperoxide reductase subunit F, with the protein MLDDTLKTQLKAYLERITRPVEIIASVDDSATSREMLELLGDIVLLSDQVSLVEHRNGDAHTPSFALNSPGQDIHLRFAGLPMGHEFTSLVLALLQVGGYPSKAALDTIEQIQGLDGDYKFETYFSQSCQNCPDVVQALNLMAVLNPRIQHVAIDGAVFPEEVEKRQVMSVPTVYLNGETFGQGRMNVEEIVGRLDAGAAKRDASKISAKAPFEVLIVGGGPAGAAAAVYAARKGIRTGVAAERFGGQVLDTMAIENFISVQETEGPKMAAALEAHVRQYEVDIMNLQRAEKLVPAGDDGLISIELANGATLQGKTVILSTGARWRQMNVPGENEYRNKGVAYCPHCDGPLFKGKRVAVIGGGNSGVEAAIDLAGIVKHVTLIEFDHKLRADEVLQRKLRSLPNVTIVMSALSTEVHGDGSKVNGLSYTDRTNDAQHTIELEGIFVQIGLLPNTEWLKGTVGLSPRGEIIVDERGQTSVPGVFAAGDATTVPYKQIVIAMGEGSKAALSAFDHLIRHSAPVEAPVVETEAA; encoded by the coding sequence ATGTTGGACGACACCCTCAAGACCCAGCTCAAGGCCTACCTGGAGCGCATCACCCGCCCGGTGGAAATCATCGCCTCGGTCGACGATTCGGCCACGTCCAGGGAAATGCTGGAGTTGCTGGGCGACATCGTGCTGCTGTCCGACCAGGTCTCGCTGGTCGAACACCGCAATGGCGACGCGCACACCCCATCGTTTGCACTGAACTCGCCGGGCCAGGACATCCACCTGCGCTTTGCCGGCCTGCCGATGGGCCACGAGTTCACCTCGCTGGTGCTGGCGCTGCTGCAGGTGGGCGGTTATCCGTCCAAGGCCGCGCTGGACACGATCGAACAGATCCAGGGCCTGGACGGCGACTATAAGTTCGAAACCTATTTCTCGCAGAGCTGCCAGAACTGCCCGGACGTGGTGCAGGCGTTGAACCTGATGGCGGTGCTGAATCCCCGCATCCAGCACGTGGCCATCGACGGCGCGGTGTTCCCCGAGGAGGTCGAAAAGCGCCAGGTGATGTCGGTACCGACCGTGTACCTCAACGGCGAGACCTTCGGCCAGGGCCGCATGAACGTGGAAGAGATCGTCGGGCGTCTGGACGCTGGTGCGGCCAAGCGCGACGCATCGAAGATCTCGGCCAAGGCACCGTTCGAGGTGCTGATCGTGGGCGGCGGCCCGGCCGGCGCAGCGGCGGCGGTGTACGCCGCACGCAAGGGCATCCGCACGGGTGTGGCGGCGGAGCGCTTCGGTGGCCAGGTGCTGGATACGATGGCGATCGAGAACTTCATCTCCGTGCAGGAGACCGAAGGCCCGAAGATGGCCGCGGCGCTGGAAGCCCATGTGCGCCAGTACGAGGTGGACATCATGAACCTGCAGCGCGCCGAGAAACTGGTGCCGGCCGGTGACGATGGCCTGATCTCGATCGAGCTGGCCAATGGCGCCACGCTCCAGGGCAAGACCGTGATCCTGTCCACCGGTGCGCGCTGGCGGCAGATGAACGTGCCCGGCGAGAACGAGTACAGGAACAAGGGCGTGGCCTACTGCCCGCACTGCGATGGCCCGCTGTTCAAGGGCAAGCGCGTGGCGGTGATCGGCGGCGGCAACTCCGGCGTGGAAGCGGCCATCGACCTGGCCGGCATCGTCAAGCACGTCACCCTGATCGAGTTCGACCACAAGCTGCGTGCCGATGAAGTCCTGCAGCGCAAGCTGCGCAGCCTGCCCAACGTGACCATCGTGATGTCGGCGCTGTCCACCGAAGTGCATGGCGATGGCAGCAAGGTGAATGGCCTGTCCTACACGGACCGCACCAACGACGCACAGCACACCATCGAGCTGGAAGGCATCTTCGTGCAGATCGGCCTGCTGCCGAACACCGAATGGCTCAAGGGCACGGTGGGACTGTCACCGCGCGGCGAGATCATTGTCGACGAGCGCGGCCAGACCAGCGTTCCGGGTGTGTTCGCCGCCGGCGATGCGACCACGGTGCCGTACAAGCAGATCGTGATCGCCATGGGCGAAGGCTCCAAGGCCGCGCTTAGCGCCTTCGACCACCTGATCCGCCACAGTGCCCCGGTTGAGGCACCGGTAGTCGAGACCGAGGCGGCCTGA